A window of the Caldalkalibacillus salinus genome harbors these coding sequences:
- a CDS encoding Rrf2 family transcriptional regulator, with product MSISSRFAVGIHILTLLEVNKEGVNSSDFIAGSVNTNPALIRKIIGMLKQADLVKVRPGVAGAELAKELDEITLLDVYRAVNVVQDQALFGVHENPNPACPVGRHIQDTIGSLFTTAQKAMEKALGHVTIRDVVQDVLDKEQAQNTEG from the coding sequence ATGTCCATCAGCAGTCGTTTTGCTGTCGGCATTCATATATTAACGCTATTAGAAGTCAACAAAGAAGGGGTCAATTCATCTGACTTTATTGCCGGGAGCGTAAACACGAACCCTGCTCTCATTCGAAAGATAATAGGCATGCTCAAGCAAGCCGATTTAGTCAAGGTCCGCCCTGGGGTGGCCGGTGCTGAACTAGCCAAAGAACTAGACGAGATCACCCTACTAGACGTGTATAGAGCGGTCAACGTGGTCCAAGATCAAGCGTTATTTGGTGTACATGAAAATCCAAATCCTGCTTGCCCAGTAGGTCGGCACATACAGGATACGATCGGCTCTTTATTTACGACGGCACAAAAAGCTATGGAAAAAGCGCTAGGACATGTCACGATCCGTGATGTGGTACAGGACGTATTAGATAAGGAACAAGCTCAGAACACGGAAGGCTAA
- a CDS encoding beta-glucoside-specific PTS transporter subunit IIABC, producing MSNNKQLAQDILKEVGGEENVSSLVHCATRLRFKLKDNQKANKQVLDNHEGILSVVESGGQFQIVIGSHVSHVYEDIKKLMNLDSSEDNQTQDNKSKASIGARIFEFILGSFSPLIPVLAGAGMLKAVVIVLEMVGWLSPGNGTYSILSAAGNSVFYFLPIMLGITASMKLGANPYVGGAIGAALLEPDFVGLLEGGVTSFLGIPVVMMDYSSSVFPIFIAIGIYAFLERLLKKIIYKDVQLFVVPMLSLAIIVPLTAIVFGPFGVNVGNGIATGINYLIDVSGIIAGAILGGVMTFLVILGLHWGIVPIILENLAVAGGDPISPMWAAATFAQMGVAVGIFIKAREKKLKTLAGSTTAPGLLAGVTEPIIYGILLRYRRTLLYVVLAGAVGGAINGSMGIMLQAFAFHSIFSIPINTPSLLYMLGVGTSFALGVLLVVLFGFESSHSQDVDNQEGDNPAKKSTLKNKEVLASPMHGKVKVLSEVNDQVFSSGAMGKGMAIEPTEGRVVSPVNGTITSLFPTGHAIGITSGGGAEILIHIGLDTVQLEGEYFNSLVKEGDEVKQGDLLIQFDRQKIIEAGYELTTPVIVTNADRYLDIVETNKNKIHEEEDLLTIIV from the coding sequence ATGAGTAACAACAAACAATTAGCACAAGACATACTGAAGGAAGTTGGGGGCGAAGAGAATGTTTCCAGTTTAGTGCACTGTGCGACGCGATTAAGATTTAAGCTTAAGGATAACCAGAAAGCAAACAAGCAGGTGCTAGACAATCATGAGGGGATATTAAGTGTCGTGGAGAGTGGTGGACAATTTCAAATTGTGATTGGTAGTCATGTATCACATGTATATGAAGACATTAAAAAGCTGATGAATTTAGATTCGTCTGAAGATAACCAGACCCAAGACAACAAATCAAAAGCAAGTATAGGGGCCCGTATTTTTGAGTTTATTTTAGGCAGCTTTTCTCCATTAATCCCGGTTCTTGCCGGTGCAGGAATGCTAAAGGCCGTGGTCATAGTGTTAGAAATGGTGGGATGGTTATCTCCTGGAAATGGCACTTATTCTATTTTATCTGCAGCAGGGAATTCTGTTTTTTATTTCCTACCGATCATGCTTGGCATAACCGCATCGATGAAATTGGGTGCGAATCCTTATGTAGGGGGGGCTATAGGCGCCGCGTTGCTTGAACCAGATTTCGTAGGGTTATTAGAAGGTGGTGTCACAAGTTTCTTAGGAATTCCGGTGGTGATGATGGATTATTCATCATCTGTCTTTCCCATCTTTATTGCCATTGGTATTTATGCTTTTCTGGAAAGATTGCTCAAGAAAATCATTTATAAAGATGTCCAGCTATTTGTCGTTCCGATGCTATCTCTAGCTATTATCGTTCCTTTAACAGCCATTGTTTTTGGACCGTTTGGGGTAAATGTGGGGAATGGCATCGCCACAGGTATCAATTATCTCATTGATGTAAGCGGCATCATCGCCGGCGCAATTTTAGGTGGGGTGATGACATTCCTTGTCATCTTAGGCTTGCATTGGGGGATTGTCCCTATCATATTGGAAAATCTTGCGGTAGCGGGTGGCGATCCTATAAGTCCTATGTGGGCCGCAGCGACATTTGCACAAATGGGTGTTGCCGTCGGTATTTTTATCAAAGCGAGAGAGAAGAAGCTTAAAACATTAGCGGGCTCCACAACAGCGCCGGGGTTACTAGCAGGGGTGACAGAACCGATCATTTACGGTATCTTGTTACGTTACAGACGGACATTGCTGTATGTGGTGCTTGCCGGTGCCGTTGGGGGTGCGATTAACGGTTCAATGGGGATCATGTTGCAGGCATTTGCCTTCCACAGCATTTTTTCCATTCCCATTAATACTCCTTCTTTGTTGTATATGTTGGGTGTCGGTACCTCTTTTGCATTGGGCGTTCTCCTCGTTGTATTGTTTGGATTTGAGAGCAGCCATTCACAAGACGTTGACAACCAAGAAGGAGACAATCCAGCAAAGAAATCAACCTTAAAAAATAAAGAGGTGCTTGCCAGTCCGATGCACGGGAAGGTAAAAGTGTTAAGTGAAGTGAATGACCAAGTGTTCTCCTCAGGTGCGATGGGAAAAGGGATGGCCATTGAACCGACAGAGGGACGAGTTGTTTCACCTGTTAATGGCACGATTACCTCACTGTTTCCGACAGGTCATGCGATTGGCATCACATCTGGAGGTGGTGCGGAAATTCTGATTCATATTGGTCTTGATACTGTTCAATTAGAAGGCGAATATTTTAACTCATTAGTAAAAGAAGGTGATGAAGTCAAACAGGGGGACTTACTGATTCAGTTCGATAGGCAAAAAATAATAGAAGCCGGTTACGAATTGACAACCCCTGTCATTGTCACAAACGCTGATCGCTACCTAGACATTGTCGAAACAAACAAAAACAAAATTCATGAAGAAGAGGATTTACTTACGATCATAGTTTAA
- a CDS encoding glycoside hydrolase family 1 protein → MMKRETSLPHNFLWGGAVAANQVEGAYNEDGKGWAITDVVKRVKPEDRRKMAFPFPTSEEVKSFMEMDDEHFPKRYGIDFYHRYKEDIALFKELGFKALRVSIAWTRIYPNGDDAEPNEAGLKFYDNLFDELLKNDIEPIVTLSHYEMPLNLSLEYGGWTNRKLVDLFAQYAETVMTRYKDKVKYWITFNEINCILMSPYISAGILRDQVAEEDLLEAQYQAAHHQFLASAKAVEACHRLIPDGQIGCMVIGMINYPNSPHPEDVLETLYDQRKTFFFTDVQVRGHYPMYMQRFFEEHGIEIKKQPEDDQILQNNLVDFISFSYYMSSVSARPGAGGESAAGNLLTSLKNPYLEASDWGWQIDPVGLRLIMNMFYERYEKPLFIVENGLGAFDKVEDDGRIHDDYRIEYLRQHLTQMKEAVADGVELLGYTAWGPIDLISFSTSEMSKRYGFIYVDQDDDGNGTLERSRKDSFYWYQKVIATNGEEL, encoded by the coding sequence ATGATGAAAAGAGAAACCAGTCTACCTCACAACTTTTTGTGGGGAGGTGCTGTAGCAGCTAACCAGGTTGAAGGCGCTTATAATGAAGATGGAAAAGGATGGGCTATCACAGATGTGGTCAAACGCGTGAAACCCGAAGACAGGAGGAAAATGGCTTTTCCTTTCCCGACAAGTGAAGAAGTGAAATCTTTTATGGAAATGGATGATGAACATTTCCCTAAGCGCTACGGTATCGATTTCTATCATCGCTACAAGGAGGATATCGCTTTATTTAAGGAACTAGGGTTCAAAGCCCTTCGTGTTTCAATAGCGTGGACACGTATTTATCCTAATGGTGATGATGCCGAACCGAATGAAGCGGGGCTGAAGTTCTATGACAACTTATTTGATGAATTATTAAAAAATGATATTGAGCCTATCGTCACATTATCGCACTACGAAATGCCACTCAACCTTTCTTTAGAATACGGAGGTTGGACGAATCGCAAGCTTGTGGATTTGTTTGCTCAATACGCAGAGACAGTCATGACCCGATATAAGGATAAAGTAAAGTATTGGATTACCTTTAACGAGATTAACTGTATCTTAATGTCGCCTTATATCAGTGCGGGGATCCTGCGAGATCAGGTGGCAGAAGAGGATCTGTTAGAAGCGCAATACCAAGCTGCACACCATCAATTTTTGGCCAGTGCCAAAGCGGTGGAAGCGTGCCATCGACTTATTCCCGATGGTCAAATTGGATGTATGGTCATTGGGATGATCAATTATCCGAATAGTCCTCACCCTGAAGACGTACTAGAAACCCTTTACGATCAGCGCAAAACCTTTTTCTTTACCGATGTTCAAGTACGGGGACATTACCCGATGTATATGCAACGCTTCTTTGAAGAGCATGGCATCGAGATTAAAAAGCAACCAGAAGACGATCAGATATTACAAAACAATCTTGTCGATTTTATATCCTTTAGTTACTATATGTCTTCTGTGTCAGCTAGACCTGGAGCGGGTGGGGAAAGCGCAGCCGGTAATCTGTTAACAAGCCTTAAAAATCCGTATCTAGAAGCGTCTGATTGGGGATGGCAAATCGACCCTGTTGGGCTACGCCTCATCATGAATATGTTTTACGAGCGTTATGAAAAACCGTTATTCATCGTAGAGAATGGACTAGGTGCCTTTGATAAGGTCGAAGATGATGGTCGTATCCATGATGATTACCGTATCGAATACCTCAGACAACATTTGACCCAAATGAAAGAAGCCGTAGCCGATGGTGTAGAGCTGTTAGGCTATACAGCTTGGGGGCCTATTGATTTAATCAGCTTCTCAACCTCAGAAATGTCTAAACGTTACGGATTTATCTACGTCGACCAGGATGATGACGGCAATGGTACACTAGAGAGAAGTAGGAAGGATAGCTTTTACTGGTATCAAAAAGTGATCGCCACGAACGGGGAAGAGCTTTAA